In the Rattus rattus isolate New Zealand chromosome 18, Rrattus_CSIRO_v1, whole genome shotgun sequence genome, one interval contains:
- the Fance gene encoding Fanconi anemia group E protein, protein MITPLPVPPRSPGPAPSDSTRGLRVTSLPGFFSPAEGRSDPECPPPRLGSPLARPVSDAVASARATPWATLEAPARLLLQALQAGPEGARRGLGVLRTLGRRAEHFPWDSFLEALGRAEPEVRGPDGRLELTPLLLRLPGACRKNLMSLLLAVRSSLPESGLRSVLQLDQQGTTSTPDAWLHALRELLQRDVGLGVSVEGSSPLTGSCQSHLRDLCGRLGQGGWGLKPALGSDPEPEGRLSQLSGKRRKRTEGETAGPELERSPKRFRGCEEEQEEVVERKEQEERPKPETSESESDAGGVLPDTEVEAPEARPGVAEAEGPAESVELPKVVQDQVPRLRQLLKALQEGLEGLEEPPVDLQFLHECSPSQMESLCSQLQLPQLPDGGLLQLCSRLLGLTPALSISNASVLARSLFLDRILSLPSSASRLLRAALTSFCAKYTYAVCRAILCPLFQDPGVGPVQTELLCSLIKDESLEPDMQVQILGQVLELAWTEETFLVLQALLERQVEMTSELFSVLMQRLCKEGPAATTSMAYAKLMLTVMTKYQASITEQQSLDLAVALEPNATFLKKSLQAALRHLAR, encoded by the exons ATGATCACGCCCCTTCCGGTCCCGCCCCGATCTCCAGGCCCCGCCCCTTCGGACTCTACTCGAGGTCTGCGGGTTACCTCGTTGCCAGGTTTCTTTTCGCCGGCTGAGGGGCGCTCCGACCCCGAGTGTCCGCCGCCCCGCCTCGGCTCTCCGCTGGCGAGGCCAGTGTCGGACGCCGTGGCCTCGGCCAGGGCGACGCCATGGGCGACCCTGGAGGCCCCCGCCCGTCTCCTCCTGCAGGCGCTGCAGGCCGGGCCCGAGGGTGCGCGGCGCGGGCTAGGGGTTCTGCGCACCCTGGGCCGCCGCGCTGAGCACTTCCCTTGGGATAGCTTCCTGGAGGCGCTGGGCCGCGCAGAGCCCGAAGTGCGGGGCCCAGATGGCCGCCTGGAACT GACGCCACTGTTGCTACGGTTGCCTGGGGCATGCCGGAAGAACCTGATGTCGCTGCTGCTGGCTGTTCGATCCTCCTTACCCGAAAGCGGCCTCCGCTCTGTGCTGCAGCTTGATCAGCAGGGCACAACATCTACCCCTGATGCCTGGCTCCACGCCCTCAGGGAGCTGCTGCAAAGGGATGTGGGGCTTGGAGTCTCTGTGGAGGGATCCTCCCCATTGACTGGAAGCTGTCAGTCACATCTCCGGGACCTGTGTGGGCGGCTGGGCCAAGGTGGGTGGGGGCTGAAACCAGCCCTGGGTTCTGATCCTGAACCAGAGGGCAGACTCTCACAGCTTTCTGGGAAACGGAggaaaaggacagagggagagactgCCGGCCCTGAGTTAGAGAGATCCCCTAAAAGGTTCCGGGGTTgtgaggaggaacaggaggaggtggtggaaagaaaggaacaagaagAGAGACCCAAGCCGGAGACTTCAGAATCCGAGTCAGATGCAGGAGGCGTGTTGCCTGATACTGAAGTCGAGGCTCCGGAGGCTCGCCCGGGCGTAGCAGAGGCCGAGGGTCCAGCTGAGAGTGTGGAGCTCCCCAAAGTTGTCCAG GACCAGGTGCCCAGGCTGCGGCAGCTGCTGAAGGCCTTGCAGGAG GGGCTGGAGGGGCTAGAGGAGCCCCCAGTGGACCTGCAGTTTCTTCACGAATGTAGTCCCAGCCAG ATGGAGTCGCTATGCAGCCAGCTACAACTGCCCCAGCTCCCGGACGGAGGCCTCCTGCAGCTCTGCAGCCGCCTGCTGGGTCTCACCCCAGCCCTCAGCATCAGCAATGCCTCTGTGCTGGCCAGGAGCCTCTTTCTTGACCGG ATCCTCTCCCTGCCGTCCTCCGCCTCCAGGCTTCTCAGAGCTGCCCTCACCTCCTTCTGTGCCAAGTACACCTACGCCGTCTGCAGGGCTATCCTCTGTCCCTTGTTCCAGGACCCAGGCGTAG GTCCCGTGCAGACGGAGTTACTGTGTTCCCTCATAAAGGATGAGTCCTTGGAGCCAGACATGCAGGTCCAGATTCTGGG GCAGGTCCTGGAGCTGGCCTGGACGGAAGAGACGTTCCTGGTGTTGCAGGCGCTCCTGGAGCGGCAG GTGGAGATGACCTCGGAGCTCTTCAGTGTCTTGATGCAGAGGCTCTGCAAAGAGGGGCCGGCAGCCACCACCTCCATGGCCTATGCCAAGCTGATGCTGACAGTGATGACCAAGTACCAGGCCAGC ATCACAGAGCAGCAGAGTCTGGACCTGGCTGTGGCCCTAGAGCCCAACGCCACGTTCCTGAAGAAGTCCCTGCAGGCAGCCCTGAGACATCTGGCCCGCTGA
- the Rpl10a gene encoding 60S ribosomal protein L10a: MSSKVSRDTLYEAVREVLHGNQRKRRKFLETVELQISLKNYDPQKDKRFSGTVRLKSTPRPKFSVCVLGDQQHCDEAKAVDIPHMDIEALKKLNKNKKLVKKLAKKYDAFLASESLIKQIPRILGPGLNKAGKFPSLLTHNENMVAKVDEVKSTIKFQMKKVLCLAVAVGHVKMTDDELVYNIHLAVNFLVSLLKKNWQNVRALYIKSTMGKPQRLY; the protein is encoded by the exons ATGAG CAGCAAAGTTTCACGCGACACCCTCTACGAGGCGGTGCGGGAAGTCCTGCACGGGAACCAGCGTAAGCGCCGCAA GTTTCTGGAGACGGTGGAGCTGCAGATCAGCCTGAAGAACTACGACCCTCAGAAGGACAAACGCTTCTCGGGCACCGTCAG GCTTAAGTCCACCCCTCGCCCCAAGTTCTCCGTGTGCGTCCTGGGGGACCAGCAGCACTGTGATGAAGCCAAGGCCGTGGATATCCCCCACATGGACATCGAGGCGCTCAAGAAGCTTAACAAGAACAAGAAGTTGGTCAAAAAGCTGG CCAAGAAGTATGATGCCTTTTTGGCCTCCGAGTCTCTGATCAAGCAAATCCCACGTATCCTGGGCCCAGGCCTAAATAAGGCGGGCAAGTTCCCCTCCCTGCTGACACACAATGAAAACATGGTGGCCAAAGTGGATGAGGTGAAATCCACAATCAAGTTCCAGATGAAGAAG GTGCTGTGTCTGGCCGTTGCCGTTGGCCACGTGAAGATGACCGATGACGAGCTGGTCTACAACATCCACCTGGCTGTCAACTTCTTGGTGTCTTTACTCAAGAAAAACTGGCAGAACGTCCGGGCTCTGTACATCAAGAGCACCATGGGCAAGCCCCAGCGTCTGTACTAG